The Drosophila bipectinata strain 14024-0381.07 chromosome 2L, DbipHiC1v2, whole genome shotgun sequence genome has a segment encoding these proteins:
- the LOC108125895 gene encoding uncharacterized protein, translated as MLKLVFLLLAALLAIAMAAPGPNPAPAPVPQFVYSAGYPAVGYASPYVFYG; from the coding sequence GTATTCCTTTTGCTCGCCGCCCTCCTGGCCATTGCCATGGCAGCTCCCGGCCCGAATCCAGCCCCTGCTCCAGTTCCCCAGTTCGTCTACTCCGCCGGGTATCCGGCCGTGGGCTATGCCTCGCCCTACGTCTTCTACGGCTGA